A single window of Culicoides brevitarsis isolate CSIRO-B50_1 chromosome 3, AGI_CSIRO_Cbre_v1, whole genome shotgun sequence DNA harbors:
- the LOC134835230 gene encoding putative uncharacterized protein DDB_G0286901, producing MMTWMSYVLIAVVGFFSQETLTLRMISVRIPSYKMRGENAILECDYQLNGYNNQRHGDGSSSGFHRKTTGSPFLSSLYNSNYNNNNNDNNNEYEDSVEEEDTSDRNSNNRNYLQQQSSDNKRFFNHQQRQQQQQHERSRTKYKRYSNNYFPNGDYRATDDEQETSSSSNSNSWLNSASYSNNNSPNKYSAQPKEALYSVKWYRDNEEFYRYVPNNNPPQNSYPLDGISVDHKHSNDRRVVLRKLTLKSRGLYRCEVLAEAPNFETVSGENMLEVVYLPTRGPTIEGGEKNYDMGDLLNLTCKSGKSYPASKLHWMINNVTVTDPRIVKNYREIHHTHDLITTELSLQFVINGRYFTEGAMRVKCVATISPVLWRGNKEKFVQRKPPPLDNREAMFLVRGSATCIQHQLGKLNFHMWFSIIMLLWHRII from the exons aaACCCTCACATTACGAATGATCAGCGTGAGAATCCCATCGTACAAAATGCGTGGCGAAAATGCGATTCTCGAATGTGACTACCAACTAAATGGATACAACAATCAACGGCATGGCGATGGCAGCAGCAGCGGTTTCCACAGAAAAACAACAGGAAGTCCATTTTTATCATCGCTCTACAATAgcaactacaacaacaacaataacgatAATAACAATGAGTACGAAGACAGTGTGGAAGAGGAGGATACGAGTGATAGGAATAGCAATAATAGAAATTATCTGCAACAGCAGAGCAGCGacaacaaaagatttttcaatcatcagcaacggcagcagcagcagcagcatgaACGCAGCCgaacaaaatacaaaagatatagtaataattattttccgaATGGCGATTATCGTGCAACGGACGATGAGCAGGAAACAAGTAGCAGCAGTAATAGCAATAGTTGGTTAAATAGTGCAAgttatagtaataataatagtccTAATAAGTATTCAGCGCAACCGAAAGAAGCCTTGTACTCGGTTAAGTGGTATCGGGATAATGAGGAGTTCTATCGATATGTGCCGAATAACAATCCGCCGCAGAATAGTTATCCGCTGGATGGTATCTCTGTGGAT CACAAACACTCGAACGATCGCAGAGTGGTGTTGCGGAAACTAACACTCAAGTCACGTGGCCTTTATCGATGCGAAGTGCTTGCGGAAGCgccaaattttgaaacagTTTCCGGCGAGAATATGCTCGAAGTTGTTT atCTTCCAACTCGCGGTCCAACTATCGAGGGCGGCGAGAAAAACTACGACATGGGCGACCTGCTGAACCTGACATGCAAATCCGGCAAATCATATCCCGCCTCAAAGCTACATTGGATGATCAACAATGTAACG gtaACGGATCCCcgtattgtcaaaaattatcgtGAAATTCATCACACACATGACCTGATAACAACCGAGCTAAGCTTGCAATTCGTAATAAACGGGCGATATTTCACGGAAGGTGCAATGCGGGTGAAATGTGTTGCAACGATATCGCCCGTTTTGTGGCGTGGCAACAAGGAAAAGTTTGTTCAACGGAAGCCGCCACCATTGGACAACAGGGAGGCAATGTTTCTCG TTCGTGGCTCCGCTACCTGCATCCAACATCAATTGGGCaaacttaattttcatatgTGGTTTTCCATTATAATGCTGTTATGGCATcggataatttaa
- the LOC134835117 gene encoding uncharacterized protein LOC134835117 translates to MGHIIIDIEGPSQCSVQENNSSMLQELETEVYQNGFLAGYVFADMSLYQSEAKSDVEDPYLQEVEQFVTHQYQEMLGQVEKTFKKAQKLSEVIQYSVKNDTKEYRDQVAWREMDQVFGILLTIYKQLSPCLEIQKNKDTKEEKIKGKDQELMERLKRELKEILDQSFNLRQINENTWEVSCLVRSLPKVSQTPIVFYEKRDEQKSNPFSLNYSKTSDQYSAQISSDPSQPLILAATILLTDELHIPILLHQHPSS, encoded by the exons ATGGGTCACATTATAATCGACATTGAAGGACCTTCACAATGTTCTGTTCAGGAAAATAATTCATCGATGCTACAAGAACTCGAAACCGAGGTTTATCAAAATGGATTTCTCGCGGGATATGTCTTTGCTGACATGAGTTTGTACCAAAGCGAAGCCAAAAGTGATGTTGAAGACCCTTATTTGCAGGAAGTAGAGCAATTTGTAACTCATCAATATCAGGAAATGCTTGGTCAGGTAgagaaaacattcaaaaaggcacaaaaattGAGCGAAGTGATTCAGTATTCGGTGAAGAATGATACAAAAGAGTATCGGGATCAAGTTGCTTGGAGAGAAATGGATCAAGTTTTTGGGATTTTGTTAACAATTTATAAACAATTGTCGCCTTGCTTGGAAATACAGAAGAACAAAGAtaccaaagaagaaaaaattaaaggaaaagaTCAGGAATTGATGGAAAGGCTGAAGAgagaattgaaagaaattcttgatcaaagtttcaatttgagacaaattaatgaaaacacGTGGGAAGTTAGTTGTTTAGTGAGATCTCTACCTAAAGTTAGTCAAACTCCAATAGTTTTCTATGAGAAAAGGGATGAGCAGAAATCTAAtcctttttctttgaattattCGAAAACTAGTGATCAGTATTCAGCTcaaattag CTCTGATCCATCACAGCCTTTGATACTCGCAGCTACAATTTTGCTCACCGACGAGCTCCATATTCCCATTTTGCTGCATCAACATCCATCAAGTTAA